In Arthrobacter sp. CDRTa11, one DNA window encodes the following:
- the aztC gene encoding zinc ABC transporter substrate-binding protein AztC, with amino-acid sequence MLRHLKSARSPLTLLLAAVALAGSAGCSPQEADRPLIVVSTNILGDVVENVIGDEAEVLTLMQPNADPHSFEISAQQAATMRQADLIVTNGLGLEEGLQQHIDSANAGKVPLLVAGDVIDVLNYGDDSTAGNSAGAADPHFWTDPERMIAVVSALQDRLSTIDGIDPETVKARAESYQAELKQLDSDMTAAFTAIPEERRNLVTNHHVFGYLADRYGFNVIGAVIPGGTTLASPSASDLRDLVSAIEEAKVPTIFAESSQPDRLVQVLADGANIDVSVVELFTESLTDPDGGADSYLTMMRTNTDRISTGLSP; translated from the coding sequence ATCTTAAAAGTGCACGCAGCCCGCTGACTCTGCTTCTGGCGGCCGTGGCGCTAGCCGGTTCCGCTGGCTGCAGCCCGCAGGAAGCGGACCGGCCGCTGATTGTGGTCAGCACGAACATCCTCGGCGATGTGGTGGAGAACGTCATCGGGGACGAGGCCGAGGTCCTGACGCTTATGCAGCCCAATGCGGACCCGCACTCGTTCGAGATTTCCGCCCAGCAGGCAGCAACAATGCGGCAGGCGGACCTCATCGTTACCAATGGACTGGGCCTGGAGGAAGGCCTGCAGCAACACATCGACTCGGCCAACGCCGGCAAGGTCCCCCTGCTCGTCGCCGGCGACGTCATTGACGTCCTCAATTACGGCGACGACAGCACGGCAGGAAACTCCGCCGGAGCAGCCGATCCCCACTTCTGGACCGACCCGGAACGGATGATCGCAGTGGTCAGCGCCCTTCAGGACCGGCTATCCACCATTGACGGAATCGACCCCGAAACGGTCAAAGCAAGGGCAGAGTCCTACCAGGCAGAGCTGAAGCAGCTGGACTCTGACATGACCGCAGCTTTCACCGCCATCCCCGAAGAGCGGCGAAACCTCGTGACCAACCACCACGTCTTCGGTTACCTGGCCGACCGGTACGGGTTCAACGTAATTGGTGCCGTGATCCCGGGCGGAACCACCCTTGCCTCCCCAAGCGCTTCCGACCTTCGTGACCTGGTCAGCGCCATCGAGGAAGCCAAAGTGCCCACCATCTTCGCGGAGTCTTCCCAACCGGATCGCTTGGTCCAGGTCCTGGCCGATGGGGCCAACATCGACGTGTCCGTCGTCGAACTCTTCACCGAATCGCTTACCGACCCCGACGGCGGGGCGGATTCCTACCTGACCATGATGCGCACCAATACCGATCGCATCTCCACCGGCCTCTCGCCATGA
- the aztD gene encoding zinc metallochaperone AztD, whose amino-acid sequence MKNATSPLRTRRIVLAAAVTASALLLSACGSAAGPAANPASTGSAGAGTTAPAPRVALTYDGGIAVLDGKTLELEGDLPLEGFNRLNPAGDGRHAMVTTAEGFQVLDMGTWTDAGGSRQAEPQLTDLIFKADKAGHVVRHDGKTVLYADGTGETTIFETDALLDEPTKLPETEVVPAEEAHHGVSIVLKDDTLLTTVGNSQSRSGLRVLDKDRKEIARNGECPSIHGEGTVADEIAVFGCSNGVLVYEAGTITKITAPDKYGRMGNAYVTDTSPIAVFDYNADPDAEGYLLHQLGLIDTKAKTMKVVDLPDGVEYTWRDVARGPNEEILLLGTDGSLHTLDPVTGETTSSLPVIDAWKGPAEWQDPHPALTVLGGTAYVTDPAKKALHAIDLATGKVTTSKELPGTPNEITVVEG is encoded by the coding sequence ATGAAAAACGCCACATCGCCGTTGCGCACCAGGCGCATTGTCCTCGCAGCAGCCGTCACGGCCTCTGCGCTCCTCCTGTCCGCCTGCGGATCCGCCGCCGGACCGGCAGCCAATCCGGCCAGCACCGGTTCTGCCGGCGCCGGCACAACTGCGCCGGCCCCTCGCGTGGCCCTCACGTATGACGGGGGCATTGCCGTCCTTGACGGCAAAACACTTGAGCTCGAGGGTGACCTGCCCCTGGAAGGCTTCAACCGGCTCAACCCGGCAGGCGACGGACGGCACGCAATGGTCACCACCGCAGAAGGTTTCCAGGTCCTGGACATGGGGACCTGGACTGACGCCGGCGGCTCCCGGCAGGCCGAACCTCAACTCACCGATCTCATCTTCAAGGCCGACAAAGCCGGGCACGTTGTGCGACATGACGGCAAGACCGTCCTTTACGCAGACGGCACGGGCGAAACGACGATTTTCGAGACCGACGCGCTGCTTGACGAACCCACCAAGTTGCCTGAAACCGAAGTGGTTCCCGCCGAGGAAGCACACCACGGCGTATCAATCGTCCTCAAGGATGACACCCTGCTCACCACCGTAGGCAACTCGCAAAGCCGCTCAGGACTCCGGGTTCTGGACAAGGACCGCAAGGAAATCGCCCGGAACGGCGAATGCCCCTCCATCCATGGCGAGGGCACGGTAGCGGACGAAATCGCAGTCTTCGGTTGCAGCAACGGCGTGCTCGTCTACGAGGCCGGCACCATCACCAAAATCACCGCGCCGGACAAGTACGGCCGCATGGGCAACGCCTATGTAACGGACACCAGCCCCATCGCCGTTTTCGACTACAACGCCGATCCGGACGCCGAAGGGTACCTGCTGCACCAGCTCGGCCTCATCGATACTAAGGCCAAGACCATGAAAGTGGTGGACCTGCCTGACGGCGTCGAATACACATGGCGGGACGTCGCCCGCGGACCCAACGAAGAAATTCTCCTGCTCGGCACGGACGGATCCCTGCACACCCTCGATCCCGTCACCGGAGAGACCACTTCATCCCTGCCGGTCATCGACGCCTGGAAAGGCCCTGCCGAGTGGCAGGACCCGCACCCGGCGCTCACTGTGCTCGGTGGCACCGCTTACGTAACCGATCCGGCCAAGAAAGCACTCCACGCCATCGACCTCGCCACAGGCAAAGTCACCACCTCCAAGGAACTCCCGGGCACACCCAACGAGATCACCGTCGTCGAAGGCTAA
- a CDS encoding IclR family transcriptional regulator, protein MTAEPVPAEPQLSALMKGLKVLEAVPAHHRISDIASETGLSVSTVHRILSDLVEYGWVEQDQERAYRPGRRVQGLVSKLSNDEQLVRTALPDLQALRDRVGFTVHMARFAHNELSYVAKIDGPAAYQMRSRVGDTIPLWSSAIGKAILAALDEQTSRDLLKAAQLKRRTRSTIMSKTLLWNQVELIRRRGWAVDDEENELHIRCVGVALQDASGRVIGGLSTSALDHEMTPATIERIAPLVMETGARINKLLGRDSQRK, encoded by the coding sequence GTGACCGCCGAACCCGTGCCTGCAGAGCCCCAACTGTCCGCACTGATGAAAGGCCTCAAAGTGCTGGAGGCGGTGCCTGCGCACCACAGGATTTCTGACATTGCCTCCGAGACTGGCCTGTCCGTCAGCACCGTCCACCGCATCCTGAGTGACCTCGTGGAGTATGGCTGGGTGGAACAGGACCAGGAGAGGGCCTACCGCCCAGGCCGGCGGGTCCAAGGGCTTGTCTCGAAGCTTTCCAATGACGAACAACTTGTCCGCACGGCACTGCCTGACCTTCAGGCGCTGCGGGACCGCGTTGGTTTCACCGTCCACATGGCACGATTCGCGCACAACGAGTTGAGTTACGTCGCAAAAATAGACGGGCCGGCCGCCTACCAAATGCGCTCAAGGGTCGGCGACACCATTCCGCTGTGGTCCTCCGCCATTGGAAAGGCGATACTGGCCGCTCTCGACGAGCAAACGAGCCGCGACCTGTTGAAAGCCGCGCAGCTGAAGCGGCGAACCCGGTCCACCATCATGTCCAAGACCCTCCTCTGGAACCAGGTGGAACTTATCCGCAGGCGGGGGTGGGCCGTGGACGACGAGGAAAACGAGCTGCACATCAGGTGCGTGGGGGTTGCGCTCCAGGACGCGAGCGGAAGAGTCATCGGCGGACTCAGCACGTCCGCGCTTGACCACGAGATGACCCCCGCCACGATAGAGCGGATAGCGCCCCTTGTCATGGAAACAGGGGCGCGGATCAACAAGCTCTTAGGCCGGGACAGCCAACGGAAGTGA
- a CDS encoding SDR family oxidoreductase: MNGGTSLESSSPLSRPLQGQRAVVTGARTGIGFACAERLARGGADLVLWGHRDMAETAEQLSGHGVTIDVVTSDLGDPAVARTDAERLVASGPVDILVNNAGTIHREPAAAHASEAWDRVLNLNLNTVWHLSQVFGTHMVNRGHGRIISIASLLSFQGGINVPSYTASKHAVVGLTKALANEWASHGVTVNAIAPGYIATNNTEALRADPERERSIRERIPAGRWGSPEDIAGSVAFLAGPEAAYINGHVLVVDGGWLGR, from the coding sequence ATGAACGGCGGAACCAGCCTGGAATCGTCCAGCCCTCTGTCCCGTCCACTTCAGGGTCAACGCGCCGTGGTTACCGGGGCGCGGACAGGCATCGGATTCGCGTGCGCGGAGCGGCTCGCCCGCGGGGGCGCCGATCTGGTCCTGTGGGGACACCGGGACATGGCGGAGACCGCAGAGCAGCTGTCCGGCCATGGTGTCACCATCGACGTTGTGACATCCGACCTTGGCGATCCTGCCGTGGCCCGTACCGATGCGGAACGCCTCGTGGCATCAGGGCCGGTGGATATCCTGGTCAATAACGCGGGAACGATTCACCGCGAACCGGCCGCGGCTCATGCCAGCGAGGCCTGGGACCGCGTCCTGAACCTGAACCTGAACACCGTCTGGCACCTGAGTCAGGTCTTTGGCACGCACATGGTCAACCGGGGACACGGCAGGATCATTTCCATCGCCTCGCTCCTCTCGTTCCAGGGAGGAATAAACGTTCCCTCCTACACGGCGTCAAAGCACGCGGTGGTGGGCTTGACCAAAGCCCTCGCCAACGAGTGGGCATCCCACGGGGTAACGGTGAACGCCATTGCGCCCGGATACATTGCAACGAACAACACTGAAGCTTTGCGCGCGGACCCCGAACGGGAGCGCTCGATCCGTGAGCGCATTCCCGCAGGGCGTTGGGGTTCGCCGGAGGATATCGCCGGCAGTGTGGCCTTCCTTGCCGGGCCGGAGGCGGCATACATCAACGGCCACGTTCTGGTTGTCGACGGCGGGTGGCTGGGCAGGTGA
- the kduI gene encoding 5-dehydro-4-deoxy-D-glucuronate isomerase — MKRLWSTHPDDLARLDSTELHQRFVVSDLFAPGEVRLAYAHDDRMIVGGAMPTGDPIELEAPTELRSGNFLDRRELALVGLDGAVGVTADGETWKVGRHDVLYLPCGTKSVTLSGTGAVYLVSAPAHRRTAARLASHDEATALHLGSAEEANERVIRKYVHADGIESNQLVLGITTLNQGSVWNTMPAHLHDRRTEIYFYDGLGDALLVHLMGRPDSTRHLLLRNRDAVVSPPWSIHSGSGTSAYSFVWAMAGENIDYTDVDSVSSGDLR, encoded by the coding sequence GTGAAACGCCTGTGGAGCACCCACCCTGATGACCTGGCCCGCCTCGATTCCACGGAGCTGCACCAGCGCTTCGTCGTCTCGGACCTCTTCGCACCCGGGGAGGTCCGGCTCGCCTACGCCCACGACGACAGGATGATCGTGGGAGGGGCCATGCCCACAGGGGACCCGATCGAGCTTGAGGCTCCAACGGAGTTGCGGTCCGGGAATTTCCTGGATCGACGCGAACTTGCCCTCGTTGGCCTTGACGGCGCCGTAGGAGTGACCGCCGACGGGGAAACCTGGAAGGTGGGCCGGCATGACGTCCTCTACCTGCCGTGCGGAACGAAGTCGGTGACGCTGTCCGGCACGGGGGCCGTTTACCTCGTTTCGGCCCCTGCGCACCGGCGAACAGCAGCGCGACTTGCTTCCCACGATGAGGCCACAGCCCTGCATCTGGGCTCGGCAGAAGAGGCCAATGAGCGCGTTATTCGCAAGTACGTTCACGCCGACGGAATCGAGTCCAATCAGCTGGTCCTTGGCATTACCACCCTGAATCAGGGTTCTGTCTGGAATACCATGCCAGCCCACCTGCACGACCGTCGGACTGAAATCTACTTTTACGATGGGCTGGGTGACGCCCTGCTTGTCCACCTCATGGGCCGGCCGGACAGCACACGTCACCTGTTGCTGCGGAACCGGGACGCTGTGGTTTCACCGCCGTGGTCCATCCACAGCGGCAGCGGAACGAGTGCCTATTCGTTTGTGTGGGCGATGGCCGGAGAGAACATCGACTACACCGACGTTGATTCCGTCAGCTCGGGAGACCTTCGATGA
- a CDS encoding ABC transporter substrate-binding protein, translating to MAKKSRITARLMLAVTAVTLLGACAPGQVEGEGGPGQEPLTVESVDPAEFKGKTLNYVYFTDGPDEQATRSLIGDFEKKFDVTVNLEVLPYKDLVTSVQARLSGGNVPDVVRLTGLTDFKADLLDLRRYLGEKYAEEFLPGPLVGAAGENDQLLAVPSDLTLNGPFVNVDMFKKAGVELPNPEDPWTWEEMIASATKVQQATGSQYAFAMDKSGHRLSTVLNQYGTTLVADGKAVLDADKATKALTPLVEMMGDNRMPRDFWLGSGSRYTGANEIFLAQDAPVYLSGNWQVGQFAANAKFEWAAAPNPCAENCGGFPGGKYMAALAEGKNPALAAEFIRFMNTAESQKTFIVAGGFLPTRKDLAEEGVAYPARQSDMDVFLKDLSRTPEVGYSANADPAFAGSATELVNAVSEVVAGKTDMPAALKKVQDKSQALVDELDR from the coding sequence GTGGCTAAAAAGAGTCGGATAACAGCGCGGTTGATGCTCGCTGTCACCGCCGTCACCCTGCTGGGCGCCTGTGCGCCGGGCCAGGTTGAAGGGGAGGGCGGCCCTGGACAGGAGCCGCTTACTGTCGAGAGCGTCGACCCGGCGGAGTTCAAGGGCAAGACCCTGAACTACGTCTACTTCACGGACGGGCCAGACGAACAGGCGACCCGTTCCCTCATCGGGGATTTCGAAAAGAAATTCGACGTCACCGTCAACCTTGAGGTTCTTCCCTACAAAGATTTGGTCACTTCCGTCCAGGCGCGCCTTTCCGGCGGAAACGTGCCCGACGTCGTTCGCCTCACCGGGCTCACTGACTTCAAGGCCGATCTTCTGGACCTGCGCCGCTATCTGGGTGAGAAGTACGCGGAGGAGTTCCTCCCCGGCCCGCTGGTCGGGGCTGCCGGTGAGAATGACCAGCTGCTTGCGGTGCCGTCGGACCTCACGCTCAACGGCCCGTTCGTCAACGTGGACATGTTCAAGAAGGCCGGTGTTGAGCTTCCCAATCCCGAAGATCCCTGGACCTGGGAGGAGATGATCGCCTCCGCTACCAAGGTGCAGCAGGCCACCGGATCTCAGTACGCCTTCGCCATGGACAAGTCCGGTCACCGCCTTTCCACCGTTCTCAACCAGTACGGCACCACGCTCGTCGCAGATGGCAAAGCAGTCCTGGACGCGGACAAAGCAACAAAAGCCCTGACCCCCCTTGTCGAAATGATGGGCGATAACCGGATGCCCCGGGACTTCTGGCTCGGCTCGGGCTCGCGCTATACCGGTGCCAACGAAATCTTCCTGGCCCAGGACGCCCCTGTCTACCTCTCGGGAAACTGGCAGGTGGGACAGTTCGCGGCCAACGCCAAATTTGAATGGGCCGCAGCCCCCAACCCCTGCGCCGAAAACTGCGGCGGCTTCCCGGGCGGCAAGTACATGGCGGCTTTGGCGGAAGGAAAGAATCCTGCGCTGGCCGCTGAGTTCATCCGGTTCATGAATACCGCGGAAAGCCAGAAGACCTTCATCGTTGCCGGCGGCTTCCTGCCCACCCGGAAGGACCTTGCCGAGGAAGGCGTCGCTTATCCTGCCCGGCAATCCGATATGGACGTTTTCCTGAAGGATCTCTCACGCACTCCTGAGGTGGGGTACTCCGCAAATGCCGATCCGGCGTTCGCCGGCTCCGCGACGGAACTCGTCAATGCTGTCTCGGAAGTGGTTGCCGGAAAGACTGATATGCCGGCTGCGCTGAAGAAGGTCCAGGATAAGTCACAGGCCCTCGTGGATGAACTGGACCGATGA
- a CDS encoding carbohydrate ABC transporter permease, with translation MTAVQTAPPRKRKSSLKMGLVPYLFLLPNMAIFGLFTIWPAINGFNISMYSSSNGRTFRWEGAGNYQSILTDADFWGIVRNTVIYAFAFVLLSVVIGVVLAVLVDQQRRGRTFFRSVFFIPVLISPVVVGLVWNWMLERQGGLVNTFLGWFGIPEIPWLVDNNLATIVVIAVGVWMQVGFYMLILLAGLQSIDPSVYEAARVDGANRWRQFISLTFPLLQPSILVVVVLATIHGFQAFDYIYTLTGGGPVGATTLIVQYIYENGFVSPIRYGMASAGSVLLFCAIFALTIINWMVGRKREAA, from the coding sequence ATGACAGCAGTCCAGACCGCTCCTCCCCGGAAGCGCAAGTCATCACTGAAGATGGGGTTGGTTCCTTATCTCTTCCTCTTGCCGAACATGGCGATCTTTGGACTCTTCACCATCTGGCCGGCGATCAACGGCTTCAACATCTCCATGTACTCCTCCTCCAACGGCCGGACTTTCCGGTGGGAGGGGGCGGGGAACTACCAGAGCATCCTGACGGACGCTGATTTCTGGGGAATTGTCCGAAATACAGTGATCTATGCATTCGCGTTTGTGCTGCTCTCCGTGGTGATCGGGGTGGTACTTGCGGTGCTTGTGGATCAGCAGCGGCGGGGCCGAACGTTCTTCCGCTCCGTCTTCTTTATCCCGGTCCTTATTTCGCCTGTCGTGGTCGGCCTGGTCTGGAACTGGATGCTGGAGCGGCAGGGGGGCCTGGTTAATACCTTTCTGGGCTGGTTCGGAATCCCGGAGATCCCGTGGCTGGTGGACAACAACCTCGCCACCATTGTGGTGATCGCTGTTGGCGTCTGGATGCAGGTGGGCTTCTATATGCTGATCCTCCTGGCCGGGCTCCAGAGCATCGATCCGTCTGTCTATGAGGCGGCGCGAGTGGATGGAGCAAACCGGTGGCGGCAGTTCATCAGCCTGACTTTTCCGCTGCTGCAGCCAAGCATCCTTGTGGTCGTTGTGCTTGCCACCATCCATGGCTTCCAGGCATTCGACTACATCTACACCCTGACCGGCGGCGGCCCCGTCGGCGCCACAACCCTCATCGTTCAATACATCTACGAAAACGGCTTCGTCTCCCCGATCAGGTATGGCATGGCATCGGCGGGCAGCGTCCTGCTGTTCTGCGCCATATTCGCGTTGACGATCATCAACTGGATGGTTGGCCGGAAAAGGGAAGCAGCATGA
- a CDS encoding carbohydrate ABC transporter permease: protein MSSTTTEAAPETLPGKTWTSTGKNNITATDALRVVILVTAALVALVPIVWLVLGSFKTPTELSARPPLLLPESWGLSNYTDALTRFDFTTYLFNSTVVTIAATALTLAINSMAAYALAKYNFRGKNGLFLLTLATIMIPLQVILIPVYQVVASLGMVNTLWGLIIPAAATPTGVFILRQYMLSIPDELIEAARVDGSGEFRTFIQIVLPMCRPALAVVAILSIMWRWNDFLWPLVVAQSETVYTLPVALARFTAEETVPFNLIIAMSVVSILPVIILFLFFQRQIVTGIANTGIK from the coding sequence ATGAGCAGCACTACTACTGAGGCCGCACCTGAGACGCTCCCGGGTAAAACCTGGACGTCGACAGGCAAAAACAACATAACCGCCACCGACGCCCTCCGGGTGGTCATCCTCGTTACAGCGGCGCTCGTAGCCCTGGTCCCCATCGTGTGGCTTGTGCTTGGGTCGTTCAAGACTCCCACCGAGCTGTCGGCACGGCCGCCGTTGCTGCTGCCGGAGTCGTGGGGACTCTCGAACTACACCGACGCACTGACGCGGTTCGATTTTACGACGTACCTCTTCAACAGCACCGTCGTGACGATCGCTGCGACCGCCCTGACTCTTGCGATCAATTCCATGGCCGCCTACGCCCTGGCGAAGTACAACTTCCGCGGAAAAAACGGCCTGTTCCTCCTCACACTGGCAACGATCATGATCCCGCTGCAGGTGATTCTGATTCCGGTTTACCAGGTGGTTGCGTCGCTGGGGATGGTGAACACCCTCTGGGGGCTCATCATCCCGGCGGCGGCCACCCCCACTGGGGTCTTCATCCTGCGGCAGTACATGCTCTCCATCCCGGACGAGCTGATCGAAGCGGCAAGGGTGGACGGATCCGGAGAATTCCGGACCTTCATTCAGATAGTCCTCCCGATGTGCAGGCCGGCGCTGGCTGTTGTCGCCATCCTGTCCATCATGTGGCGATGGAATGACTTCCTGTGGCCGCTCGTCGTCGCCCAAAGTGAAACCGTCTACACGTTGCCGGTTGCGTTGGCGCGCTTCACTGCTGAGGAAACCGTACCATTCAACCTCATCATCGCCATGAGCGTGGTCAGCATCCTGCCTGTGATCATCCTGTTCCTCTTCTTCCAGAGGCAGATCGTCACAGGCATCGCGAACACCGGAATCAAGTGA
- a CDS encoding glycoside hydrolase family 88 protein: MAGEDTSSAELSAPPVRPLERADLVTDLDSIEAALISRTASMAVERWFWGEGVCLLAAWRAAAARGAEIPELVTAFTNRFLASPPILEHVNNLAPGAAVAELYSRAPDPAVRALLEACLDWYLHAPEATRAPNGALEHWPGGVWADTVYMAGEFLLRAGNVLGRQDLVQEAVDQWLAHAELLQDSDSGLFVHGTHSGVRIDSFWGRANAWTALAGADLLALGGTAERLGEVRERLDRQLRTLAQLQPEHGVWDVLVDRQVEVRGVLETSAAAGIGAAMLRADALTAVREATSNRTPDQASPWSVLREAGERAVRGALAYVHEGTLTRVSAGTVLQLIPFGYSVIRDDRIQPWGQGLALEAIAAWRETTKSMNMPVGQQGENL, encoded by the coding sequence ATGGCCGGTGAAGACACTTCCTCAGCTGAGCTCTCTGCTCCTCCTGTGCGTCCATTGGAACGCGCAGATCTGGTCACGGACCTTGATTCGATCGAGGCGGCACTGATTTCCCGGACTGCCAGCATGGCGGTGGAACGCTGGTTTTGGGGCGAAGGCGTGTGCCTGCTTGCAGCATGGCGGGCCGCGGCCGCGCGCGGAGCTGAGATACCCGAACTCGTCACTGCCTTCACGAATAGGTTTCTGGCCAGCCCGCCGATCCTGGAACACGTTAATAACCTGGCACCGGGCGCCGCGGTGGCCGAGCTGTATAGCCGCGCCCCCGACCCGGCCGTCAGGGCGCTCCTGGAGGCTTGCCTGGACTGGTATCTGCATGCCCCCGAAGCTACCCGCGCCCCGAACGGCGCGTTGGAACACTGGCCCGGCGGTGTGTGGGCTGACACCGTTTACATGGCCGGGGAGTTCCTCTTGCGCGCAGGGAACGTCCTGGGCCGGCAGGACCTGGTTCAGGAGGCAGTGGACCAGTGGCTCGCGCATGCCGAGCTGCTGCAGGACTCGGATTCCGGTCTGTTCGTTCACGGTACGCACTCCGGTGTACGCATCGACAGTTTCTGGGGCCGGGCCAACGCCTGGACTGCTCTGGCAGGGGCCGATCTTCTGGCCCTGGGAGGCACGGCCGAGCGGCTGGGAGAAGTGCGGGAACGTTTGGACCGCCAGCTGCGGACCCTTGCGCAACTCCAGCCCGAGCACGGCGTCTGGGATGTTCTGGTTGACCGTCAGGTTGAGGTGCGGGGCGTGCTCGAAACGTCCGCCGCCGCCGGAATCGGGGCAGCAATGCTGCGGGCCGATGCCCTCACAGCCGTCAGGGAAGCCACCTCAAACCGGACGCCTGACCAAGCATCGCCGTGGTCTGTCCTGCGTGAGGCGGGGGAGCGGGCAGTCCGCGGTGCATTGGCATACGTCCATGAAGGCACCCTGACCCGGGTCAGCGCCGGAACCGTTCTGCAGCTCATTCCGTTCGGCTACTCAGTCATCAGGGACGACCGTATCCAGCCTTGGGGACAGGGCCTTGCGCTTGAGGCAATCGCCGCCTGGCGCGAGACGACAAAAAGCATGAATATGCCCGTGGGCCAACAGGGGGAAAACCTATGA
- the kduI gene encoding 5-dehydro-4-deoxy-D-glucuronate isomerase, producing the protein MITTKYAHSPGHVATMTSRQLRDAFLGEDLFRPGEVHGLYSHHDRILALGIVPLAEPLGLPVPDQIRAEHLLQRREAGVINVGGPGVVSADGQAYKLGHTSTMYLGRGASEVSFASSDPTDPAAFYVFTATSHQVLPTALIEPEMMNVVELGSQDGANRRTLHQCIYEGGTRSSQIAFGYTKVHAGSSWNTMPAHTHDRRTESYLYFDLAPDDRVFHIMGEPLETRHLIVADRQLVVSPSWSLHFGSGTGPYTFVWATAGENTTYNDMDSVHVTDML; encoded by the coding sequence ATGATTACCACTAAATACGCCCACAGCCCTGGGCACGTTGCCACTATGACCAGCCGGCAACTGAGGGATGCCTTCCTCGGAGAGGATCTCTTTCGGCCCGGCGAGGTTCATGGCCTGTACAGCCATCACGATAGGATCCTGGCCCTGGGAATCGTGCCGTTGGCGGAGCCGCTTGGGTTGCCTGTTCCGGACCAGATCAGAGCCGAGCACCTGCTTCAGCGCCGGGAAGCGGGAGTGATTAACGTTGGTGGCCCAGGCGTGGTTTCGGCTGACGGCCAGGCCTACAAGTTGGGCCATACTTCCACCATGTACTTGGGGCGCGGCGCCTCAGAAGTATCCTTTGCTTCGTCAGATCCAACGGATCCGGCTGCGTTTTACGTCTTCACCGCAACGTCGCATCAGGTCCTGCCCACGGCGCTTATCGAGCCCGAAATGATGAACGTCGTGGAGTTGGGCTCGCAGGACGGAGCCAACCGACGCACCCTTCACCAGTGCATTTACGAAGGCGGAACCCGGAGCTCCCAGATCGCCTTCGGATACACCAAGGTTCACGCCGGAAGCTCATGGAATACGATGCCGGCCCATACCCATGACCGGCGCACGGAGTCCTACCTCTACTTCGACCTGGCTCCCGACGATCGGGTCTTCCACATCATGGGTGAACCCCTCGAAACCCGCCACCTGATCGTCGCTGACCGCCAGCTCGTAGTTTCCCCCAGTTGGTCGCTTCATTTTGGCTCCGGCACGGGACCCTACACCTTCGTGTGGGCAACCGCGGGCGAAAATACCACCTACAACGACATGGACAGCGTCCACGTCACGGACATGCTGTGA
- the eda gene encoding bifunctional 4-hydroxy-2-oxoglutarate aldolase/2-dehydro-3-deoxy-phosphogluconate aldolase has protein sequence MKAETEVISTLGKWGVIPVVVIDDAANAVPLLAALSQAGLPVAEITFRTPAGSEAIRTAVDAGLTEGPAPVLIGAGTVTTVEEVDKAVDAGAQFIVSPGFSRSVVERCQEHGVPIVPGAVTATEILACLEMGLQTVKFFPASVSGGPSAVQALLEPFGSLQVIPTGGINPDNLATYLNIPNVVAAGGSWMVPRAAIQSKDFARIGALSEQAVALATAIRQD, from the coding sequence GTGAAAGCCGAAACCGAGGTGATATCCACCCTTGGAAAGTGGGGGGTGATTCCTGTTGTCGTCATTGACGATGCAGCGAATGCCGTGCCCTTGCTGGCTGCGCTCAGCCAGGCCGGACTGCCTGTGGCTGAAATTACGTTCCGGACACCTGCAGGATCAGAAGCCATTCGAACCGCCGTCGATGCCGGGCTCACGGAAGGACCCGCCCCTGTCCTCATCGGCGCCGGCACGGTGACCACCGTTGAGGAGGTGGACAAAGCGGTCGACGCCGGCGCTCAGTTCATCGTCTCGCCGGGGTTCAGCCGAAGCGTAGTGGAACGCTGCCAGGAACACGGTGTCCCGATAGTGCCGGGGGCCGTGACGGCAACAGAGATCCTGGCCTGCCTGGAAATGGGTCTGCAGACTGTGAAGTTTTTCCCGGCGTCAGTTTCGGGAGGTCCGTCCGCCGTCCAAGCACTGCTGGAACCGTTCGGTTCCCTGCAGGTGATCCCCACAGGCGGAATAAACCCGGACAACCTCGCCACTTACCTGAACATACCCAACGTAGTGGCAGCGGGCGGCAGCTGGATGGTGCCGCGGGCCGCAATCCAGTCCAAGGACTTCGCGCGGATCGGTGCACTCAGCGAACAAGCGGTTGCCCTTGCCACGGCAATCCGGCAGGACTGA